In a single window of the Pseudodesulfovibrio profundus genome:
- a CDS encoding IS3 family transposase (programmed frameshift), whose protein sequence is MTKSSKRRKHSDKFKAKVALEAIRGVKTLAQLAAEYKVHPNQISTWKRQLLENVDDIFSSGKKAKSQEEITAPLFEEIGRLKMDIKWLEKKLSLPLEVRRQWIKPDREYSIRRQCKLAGISRSGFYYKPVAESDENLALMRLIDEQYLRQPDYGSPRMTDWLRTQGHQVNHKRVERLMQMMGLQAITPGPHTSVPNPEHPVFPYLLKGVAIERKNQVWSADITYIPMQRGFLYLVAVIDWWSRFVLAWELSNSMDSSFCVDALNKALRISTPEVFNTDQGAQFTSREFTGVLQSKGIAISMDGKGRAIDNVFIERLWWTVKYEDIYPRAYCDGIELYHGLTRYFRYYNEERGHSSLDKRTPADVYRGNLNVH, encoded by the exons TTCGTGGCGTGAAGACGCTTGCGCAACTGGCTGCGGAGTACAAAGTGCACCCCAATCAGATTTCCACGTGGAAGCGGCAGCTCCTTGAGAATGTCGATGACATCTTTTCCAGTGGCAAGAAAGCCAAAAGCCAGGAGGAGATAACCGCACCGTTATTTGAGGAGATCGGTCGGCTCAAGATGGACATCAAGTGGCTTGAAAAAAAGTTG AGCCTGCCGCTTGAGGTGCGCCGCCAGTGGATCAAACCAGATCGGGAGTATTCCATCCGGCGGCAATGCAAGTTGGCAGGCATTTCCCGTTCGGGATTTTACTACAAGCCTGTAGCCGAATCCGATGAAAATTTGGCCCTGATGCGTCTGATCGACGAGCAGTACCTGCGTCAGCCTGATTACGGCTCGCCGCGCATGACAGATTGGCTGAGGACACAAGGGCATCAGGTCAACCACAAGCGGGTTGAGCGACTGATGCAGATGATGGGCTTGCAGGCCATTACTCCAGGGCCGCATACGAGTGTCCCCAACCCGGAGCATCCCGTGTTTCCTTATCTGCTGAAAGGAGTTGCCATTGAACGAAAAAATCAAGTCTGGAGCGCTGATATCACCTACATCCCCATGCAGCGCGGCTTTCTGTACCTGGTGGCAGTGATAGACTGGTGGAGCCGCTTCGTGCTGGCTTGGGAGCTATCGAACTCGATGGATAGTTCTTTCTGCGTGGATGCGCTCAACAAGGCTTTGCGCATCTCTACGCCGGAGGTGTTCAACACGGACCAGGGAGCGCAGTTCACGAGTCGTGAATTTACCGGAGTTCTGCAGAGCAAGGGAATTGCAATCAGCATGGACGGCAAAGGTCGCGCAATCGACAACGTCTTCATTGAGCGGCTGTGGTGGACGGTGAAATATGAGGATATTTACCCCAGGGCGTACTGTGATGGGATCGAGCTATACCATGGGCTTACGCGCTATTTTCGGTACTACAACGAGGAGCGCGGTCATTCGTCGTTGGACAAAAGAACTCCCGCTGACGTATACAGGGGCAACTTGAATGTTCATTGA
- a CDS encoding DMT family transporter, producing MFKNQVVVGSLYALCATVLWAGAFIIARLAVGEISPMTLGATRWGMALLILSTFMLPTVKKEWPIAKTFLPQIIAAALFGVAAYSPLSYFAAQTTSAINLSLISVTTPIFIVIIAAGMGQKQSINTWAGCIVALLGSFYLVSGGNIDKILGMQFAAGDILMLAAAVGFAIYSLILKKTPEGLSGGTIMYLMSFFAVLMLIPCVIWESTQPSMVFNMNGIVLLSITFSAICSSIIAWWTWNIGLKKAGPELCGMIYYSLPLWGGVFAYIFLGEQMTSVHYISGALIIGGIVWASRGAKKAPVEIEATPNET from the coding sequence ATGTTTAAAAATCAAGTTGTTGTTGGTTCACTCTACGCACTCTGTGCCACAGTCCTTTGGGCTGGTGCATTCATTATTGCTCGCCTGGCTGTCGGTGAAATTTCGCCCATGACCCTGGGGGCCACCCGTTGGGGCATGGCACTGCTTATTCTCAGCACATTCATGTTGCCCACAGTCAAAAAGGAATGGCCCATAGCCAAAACCTTCCTGCCGCAGATTATCGCAGCCGCTCTCTTCGGTGTAGCCGCATACTCCCCGCTCAGTTATTTCGCGGCACAGACCACCTCTGCAATCAACCTCTCCCTCATTTCCGTGACCACCCCGATCTTCATCGTCATAATTGCAGCCGGTATGGGACAAAAACAGTCCATCAATACCTGGGCTGGCTGTATCGTGGCTCTGCTGGGCTCCTTCTATCTCGTATCCGGTGGTAACATCGACAAGATCCTGGGCATGCAGTTCGCAGCGGGTGATATCCTGATGCTCGCAGCCGCTGTCGGTTTCGCCATATACAGCCTCATCCTCAAAAAGACTCCCGAAGGACTGTCCGGCGGTACCATCATGTACCTGATGTCCTTCTTCGCCGTGCTGATGCTCATTCCTTGCGTTATCTGGGAATCCACCCAGCCCTCCATGGTCTTCAACATGAACGGCATCGTTCTCCTCTCCATTACTTTCTCCGCCATCTGTTCTTCCATCATCGCATGGTGGACGTGGAACATCGGCCTCAAGAAGGCAGGACCGGAGTTGTGCGGCATGATTTACTACTCCCTGCCTCTGTGGGGCGGCGTCTTTGCATACATCTTCCTGGGCGAGCAGATGACCTCTGTTCACTACATCTCCGGGGCGCTGATCATCGGCGGTATCGTCTGGGCCAGCCGTGGCGCAAAAAAAGCACCGGTCGAAATTGAAGCGACGCCCAACGAGACCTAA